In Candidatus Methylomirabilota bacterium, the genomic stretch CTTCCTTATCCCGAAGAAAAAGCAAAATGTGTGCCAAAACCGATTTTATCTTAACTTGTTGATTTTTAAAGACTTATACAGCGTTTAGAGGTCTTCAGGGCATTTGGGTATGGCAAAATGCCCTGGCGCTTTACGACAATTGTGCAGGTTTAGCGCCGGGTAACCGACAGTTCTCGAAAGCCGGCTCCCACCAGATGAGTATATTGGGTTTTAAATTGGCGAGATATTTGTGTACTGTATCCCGTATACCTATCCCTCCTAGGAGCCAATTGTGAGTATCCACTCCATCGCTACCGATCTGCAGGCTCTCATTCAGGGAGATGCGCGGTTCGACGAGGTGACCCGGGTTCTCTACAGCACCGGGGCCTGCATGTACCGGGTCAAGCCGCTCGGCGTGGTCTTTCCAAAGAGTCGGGAGGACGCGATCGCGGTCGTGCGCTACGCTGCCGATCGGGGCATTCCCGTAATCCCGCGGGGGGGCGGCTCTAGCCGGTGCGGTCAGGAGCTGGGCACAGGTGTTGTCTTGG encodes the following:
- a CDS encoding FAD-binding oxidoreductase — its product is MSIHSIATDLQALIQGDARFDEVTRVLYSTGACMYRVKPLGVVFPKSREDAIAVVRYAADRGIPVIPRGGGSSRCGQELGTGVVLDFTRYMHRIMEIDPDKGWVRVEPGCTLTTLTKALKQHNKYFPPDPSSADVCALGGMLATNSKGAHSVKYGTTRDY